In the Hordeum vulgare subsp. vulgare chromosome 7H, MorexV3_pseudomolecules_assembly, whole genome shotgun sequence genome, one interval contains:
- the LOC123411015 gene encoding RNA demethylase ALKBH9B-like, which yields MAAGDGDGADPMELVRGQYDADELAIAGEFLTTWLPFLSAGLCPSCVGSLRGRVASLLPPPPTPAEEPAPPPTADRVVATGWDSDPAAPRHLPFEPSGWDSDPPPPPQQAEAEKPRMSWADMAQEDELAAAAAAADDGEEGEEEEEAGGAGRPRASLTREQRELHRFRNVLRKDDFICLERVKGSLVNILAGLELHAGVFSTAEQKRIVDCVYGLQEMGKRGELGDRTYTEPEKWMRGKGRVTIQFGCCYNYATDRKGNPPGIIRTFVSDPIPELFKVMIKRLVRWRILPTDCVPDSCIVNMYDPGDCIPPHIDSHDFVRPFCTVSFLSECNILFGSSLKIAGPGEFTGSFAIPLPVGSVLVINGNGADVAKHCVPAVPSKRISITFRKMDPAKRPFSFKDDPELLNITPLEAPAAPETSRSSDEGKGKQLDVQTRDPGSRSSRSRKSKGRTTPAGKTGWGGILGDQPPQHPQSPASSVSSDRERDSIGRSREPRYPPSSDRERDSTERLREPRYPRDAPSHGEDLRDRLNRLPHERTSGSGVLFVNNGADSQARGQRMEHRQLQMINRTINDDMDSLSFGSHEPSDQPRVSVRTIHNRPRTRINLGW from the exons ATGGCcgccggcgacggcgacggcgccgACCCGATGGAGCTCGTGCGGGGGCAGTACGACGCCGACGAGCTCGCCATCGCCGGGGAGTTCCTCACCACCTGGCTCCCCTTCCTCTCCGCCGGCCTCTGCCCCTCCTGCGTCGGCTCCCTCCGCGGCCGCGTCGCCTCCCTCCTCCCGCCCCCGCCGACGCCAG CGGAGGAGCCGGCGCCGCCGCCGACGGCCGATAGGGTCGTTGCCACGGGGTGGGACTCGGATCCGGCCGCCCCGCGGCATCTCCCGTTCGAGCCCAGCGGGTGGGACTCGgatccgcccccgccgccgcagcAGGCCGAGGCGGAGAAGCCCCGGATGTCGTGGGCGGACATGGCGCAGGAGGacgagctcgccgccgccgcggccgccgccgacgacggggaggagggggaggaggaggaggaggccggcggggcgGGGAGGCCGAGGGCGAGCCTGACGAGGGAGCAGCGGGAGCTGCATCGGTTCCGGAACGTGCTGCGGAAGGACGACTTCATATGCCTCGAGAGGGTCAAGGGCAGCCTCGTCAACATCCTCGCCGGCCTGGAGCTCCACGCCGGCGTCTTCAGCACCGCCGAGCAGAAGCGCATCGTGGACTGCGTCTACGGCCTGCAGGAGATGGGCAAGCGCGGGGAGCTTGGAG ATCGTACATATACAGAACCTGAGAAATGGATGCGTGGTAAAGGGCGTGTAACAATTCAATTTGGATGCTGTTATAACTATGCTACG GACAGGAAAGGAAATCCACCAGGCATCATTCGAACTTTTGTTTCTGATCCGATCCCTGAACTATTTAAGGTCATGATTAAGAGATTGGTAAGGTGGCGTATTCTGCCAACGGATTGTGTGCCAGACAGTTGCATTGTCAACATGTATGACCCTGGAGATTGCATCCCACCACATATAGACAGCCATGATTTTGTTCGACCATTTTGTACTGTTTCATTCCTCAGTGAATGCAACATACTTTTTGGGTCTAGTCTGAAAATCGCTGGTCCTGGAGAATTTACGGGCTCATTTGCAATACCTCTGCCCGTTGG GTCTGTGCTCGTCATAAATGGTAATGGTGCTGATGTTGCAAAGCATTGTGTTCCAGCGGTACCATCCAAAAG GATATCCATTACCTTCAGAAAAATGGATCCTGCAAAGCGTCCATTCAGTTTCAAGGATGATCCTGAACTGCTGAACATTACTCCTCTCGAAGCACCAGCTGCACCCGAAACCAGCAGATCCTCAGATGAAGGCAAGGGGAAGCAGCTTGATGTACAAACTCGGGATCCGGGCAGCAGATCATCCAGAAGCAGGAAATCCAAAGGAAGAACGACACCTGCTGGAAAGACTGGATGGGGCGGCATTCTTGGAGACCAACCTCCACAGCACCCACAGAGCCCTGCCTCCAGTGTGAGCTCTGACAGAGAGAGGGACTCCATTGGGAGGTCGAGAGAGCCAAGATATCCACCAAGTTCTGACAGAGAAAGGGACTCCACTGAGAGGTTGAGGGAGCCAAGATATCCGCGTGACGCGCCATCCCATGGGGAGGACCTCAGAGACCGGCTGAACAGGCTGCCTCATGAGAGGACGTCTGGCAGCGGCGTGTTATTCGTCAACAATGGTGCGGACTCTCAGGCCAGGGGGCAACGGATGGAGCACAGGCAGCTACAGATGATCAATCGCACCATCAACGATGACATGGACTCCCTCTCCTTCGGGAGCCATGAGCCCTCCGACCAGCCCCGCGTGAGCGTGCGGACCATACACAACAGACCAAGGACTAGAATAAATCTGGGTTGGTAG